One window from the genome of Alkalihalobacillus sp. LMS6 encodes:
- a CDS encoding trans-aconitate 2-methyltransferase — MAVNDLRKMWHARKWMKQTEPFLMTWHAHLGYSLNLFSYFKKPATVEEVASKHQLDEVLLKRWVDVGLTVGHLKKKRRNKVKSSRQMVTYLTKTSKRSVGILLEEMFELHIPTLLTYKHELPKGDHQEKTPVANMVAETSTLLEAVTLPKVASRLNKQKSKRVLDVGCGLGGYIKKLAEQFPSIQFHGIEIDQDVCQRANDENGYKNVTIEQGDFKDMPFQQPYETVMMNNILYYFTLVERIALIKKAADVLKRKGELMIITPLADGKHGRRFASAFNSFMTAHKDMNALPTKKELQYIAKQANLKIVEERALIKEGGWYLIRLKRKT; from the coding sequence ATGGCTGTAAACGATTTAAGAAAAATGTGGCATGCAAGAAAATGGATGAAACAAACGGAACCTTTTTTAATGACGTGGCATGCTCACTTGGGCTATAGCTTAAATTTATTTAGCTATTTTAAAAAACCGGCGACAGTTGAAGAGGTTGCATCTAAACATCAATTAGACGAAGTACTGTTAAAACGATGGGTTGACGTTGGTTTAACCGTGGGTCATCTTAAAAAAAAGCGCCGAAATAAAGTGAAAAGCAGTCGACAGATGGTGACGTATTTAACGAAAACGAGCAAACGCTCTGTCGGTATTTTACTAGAAGAAATGTTTGAACTCCATATACCGACATTACTCACGTATAAACATGAATTGCCAAAAGGTGATCATCAAGAAAAGACGCCAGTTGCGAATATGGTGGCCGAAACCTCCACACTTTTAGAAGCGGTAACTCTTCCTAAAGTGGCAAGCAGGTTAAACAAGCAGAAAAGCAAACGTGTTTTAGATGTAGGCTGTGGTTTGGGGGGATACATCAAGAAATTAGCTGAACAATTCCCATCGATTCAATTTCATGGAATTGAAATTGACCAAGATGTTTGCCAGCGTGCGAATGATGAAAATGGCTATAAGAATGTCACGATTGAGCAAGGTGACTTTAAAGATATGCCATTTCAACAGCCGTATGAAACGGTTATGATGAATAATATTTTATATTATTTCACGCTTGTGGAACGAATTGCGTTAATAAAAAAAGCAGCGGATGTCCTTAAGCGAAAAGGAGAATTAATGATTATAACGCCTTTAGCGGATGGGAAGCATGGAAGACGTTTTGCTAGTGCATTTAATAGTTTTATGACTGCACATAAAGATATGAATGCATTGCCAACGAAAAAAGAACTCCAATATATAGCCAAGCAAGCGAATCTAAAAATAGTGGAGGAGCGTGCTTTAATTAAAGAAGGCGGATGGTACCTCATTCGCTTAAAGCGGAAGACTTAA